A genomic region of Cannabis sativa cultivar Pink pepper isolate KNU-18-1 chromosome 1, ASM2916894v1, whole genome shotgun sequence contains the following coding sequences:
- the LOC133035677 gene encoding secreted RxLR effector protein 161-like produces the protein MAKIPYASAVGSLMYAMLCTRPDICYAVGNVSRYQSNPGHEHWNAVKYILKYLKSTRNLVLVYKGGALNPIGYIDSDFQASLEDSKSTSGMVFTLGGGAVVWRSAKQTVISDSTMEAEYIAEAEAAKELVWLRKFFTSIGVVPGMEKPLVLLCDNNGAIVLQQENHAHKTLHISQAPSGLPPATTSHHYTPAASKNKQHKPTSIGSGTLDPIPAASTPGKTNLVLQILVQHQHHKKLFLLILALQRPNQKPLNKKITTWM, from the exons atggcgaaaattccctatgcctctgcagttggaagtctaatgtatgcaatgttatgcactaggcctgacatctgttatgctgttggaaacgtgagcaggtatcagtctaatccaggacatgaacattggaatgcagttaagtatattctgaaatacttgaagagtacaaggaatcttgtgttagtctacaagggtggtgctttaaatcccataggctacattgattcagatttccaggcaagtcttgaagacagtaaatctacatctgggatggtgtttactcttgggggtggagcagtggtttggagaagtgctaaacaaaccgtgATATctgactcaactatggaagctgaatacatagcagaagccgaagctgctaaagaacttgtctggttgagaaagttcttcaccagtataggtgttgttcctggaatggaaaagcctctggtcttactttgtgataacaatggagcaata GTTTTACAACAAGAGAATCATGCTCACAAAACCTTGCATATCTCACAAGCACCGTCTGGTTTACCACCAGCAACAACCTCACACCACTACACACCTGCTGCATCAAAGAACAAACAACATAAACCAACTTCCATTGGTTCTGGTACACTAGATCCCATACCAGCAGCCTCCACACCAGGAAAAACTAATCTAGTTTTACAAATCCTGGTACAACATCAGCACCACAAAAAGTTGTTTCTCCTCATTCTGGCACTTCAGCGTCCAAACCAGAAGCCTCTAAACAAGAAAATAACAACTTGGATGTGA